The proteins below come from a single Candidatus Kirkpatrickella diaphorinae genomic window:
- a CDS encoding DNA gyrase/topoisomerase IV subunit B: MSDDLFPGQSPERPKRERASKAASVYNAAQIEVLEGLEPVRRRPGMYIGGTDDTAYHHLASEIIDNAMDEAVAGFADVIEVSLESADTLYVRDNGRGIPVDAHPKFKDRSALEVIFTTLHAGGKFSGKAYQTSGGLHGVGSSVVNALSSFLQVDVTRDRALWRQVYARGVPQSALEKIGKASGRSGTAVRFTPDHQIFGNLGFSADRLYRLCRSKASLFRNVTIHWKMAAESIKKADDTPETDIIHFPNGLADSLITELEVPETLLAPLWAGEAQLPKSANGEESGRVEWAIAFISRGSAAIASFCNTIPTPQGGTHEIGLRAALLKGFRHWGEQRAMKRAGVITADDIMGMVASKLSVFIRDPHFQGQTKEKLTTQEAARLVEGALRDRIDHWLGGNPAQADQLLTAIVERAEDRLRRKENRDTLRKSATRRLRLPGKLTDCTRENAAETEIFLVEGDSAGGSARQARDRETQAVLPLRGKILNVASATAEKLRANQELKDLVEALGAGIGGQFDSGKLRYGRVIIMTDADVDGAHIASLLMTFFYREMPRLIEGGHLYLAQPPLYRLTHGPKTVYAMNDDDRDRCIKRDFKPNARVEISRFKGLGEMPVSDLKKTTMDPRHRTMLRVIVPREDESLTRNQVESLMGRKPELRFQFIQERARSVEMLDI; the protein is encoded by the coding sequence ATGAGCGACGATCTCTTCCCCGGTCAAAGCCCTGAGCGCCCGAAACGTGAGCGCGCCAGTAAGGCGGCGAGCGTGTATAACGCCGCGCAGATTGAAGTGCTGGAAGGGCTGGAGCCTGTGCGCCGACGCCCCGGCATGTATATTGGCGGCACAGATGATACGGCCTATCACCATCTGGCCTCCGAGATCATCGATAATGCGATGGATGAAGCCGTCGCCGGTTTTGCCGATGTGATCGAGGTCAGTCTCGAAAGCGCCGATACGCTTTATGTGCGCGATAACGGGCGCGGCATCCCCGTCGATGCCCATCCGAAATTCAAGGATCGCTCCGCCTTGGAGGTGATTTTCACAACCCTCCATGCTGGGGGGAAGTTTTCGGGCAAAGCCTATCAGACATCGGGGGGTTTACACGGTGTCGGCTCATCCGTTGTCAATGCGCTCTCCTCCTTTCTGCAGGTGGACGTCACACGCGATCGCGCTCTTTGGCGGCAGGTTTATGCGCGAGGCGTCCCGCAGTCAGCGCTTGAGAAAATCGGCAAAGCGTCGGGGCGCAGCGGCACCGCGGTGCGTTTCACCCCGGATCATCAGATTTTCGGTAATCTTGGTTTCTCAGCCGATCGGCTTTACCGCCTCTGCCGGTCAAAAGCGTCGCTCTTCCGCAATGTCACGATCCATTGGAAGATGGCAGCGGAATCCATCAAAAAAGCGGACGACACGCCGGAGACGGACATCATCCATTTCCCGAATGGTCTGGCGGATAGTCTCATCACGGAGCTTGAAGTGCCTGAAACGCTGCTGGCCCCGTTATGGGCGGGCGAGGCACAACTCCCGAAATCCGCCAATGGAGAGGAAAGTGGCCGGGTCGAGTGGGCGATTGCGTTTATCTCTCGCGGTTCGGCCGCCATCGCGTCATTTTGTAACACCATCCCGACCCCTCAGGGCGGCACGCATGAGATCGGCCTCCGCGCCGCGCTCCTGAAGGGCTTCCGCCATTGGGGCGAGCAGCGCGCGATGAAACGCGCTGGCGTGATCACAGCCGATGACATTATGGGCATGGTCGCCAGCAAGCTCTCCGTCTTCATCCGTGACCCGCATTTCCAGGGTCAGACGAAGGAGAAACTGACAACGCAGGAGGCTGCGCGCCTGGTTGAGGGGGCGTTGCGCGACCGGATTGACCATTGGCTGGGCGGCAACCCCGCGCAGGCGGATCAACTCCTCACCGCGATTGTTGAGCGGGCGGAAGACCGGCTGCGTCGGAAGGAAAACCGGGATACGCTGCGCAAAAGCGCGACGCGTCGCCTGCGCCTCCCCGGCAAATTGACGGATTGCACGCGCGAGAACGCAGCAGAGACCGAGATCTTCCTTGTCGAAGGAGATTCAGCCGGTGGGTCCGCCCGTCAGGCGCGGGACCGAGAAACCCAGGCCGTGCTGCCACTACGCGGCAAAATCCTGAATGTCGCCTCCGCTACAGCCGAAAAACTGCGCGCCAATCAGGAATTGAAAGACCTCGTTGAAGCCCTTGGCGCCGGAATTGGCGGACAGTTTGATTCGGGAAAGCTGCGTTATGGCCGTGTCATCATCATGACAGATGCCGACGTTGATGGCGCGCATATCGCCTCCCTCCTGATGACTTTCTTCTACCGCGAAATGCCCCGCCTGATTGAAGGCGGCCATCTCTACCTTGCGCAACCGCCGCTTTACCGCCTGACGCATGGCCCCAAGACCGTTTATGCGATGAATGATGATGATCGGGATCGCTGCATCAAGCGGGATTTCAAACCAAATGCGCGCGTCGAAATTTCCCGCTTTAAAGGTCTCGGTGAAATGCCGGTGAGCGATCTTAAAAAAACGACAATGGACCCTCGCCACCGCACAATGCTTCGTGTCATTGTCCCACGGGAAGACGAGTCTCTGACTCGCAATCAGGTGGAGAGCCTTATGGGACGGAAGCCCGAGCTGCGCTTTCAATTTATTCAGGAGCGTGCGCGTTCCGTTGAGATGCTTGATATCTAA
- the cysK gene encoding cysteine synthase A, protein MHGRVYGSILETVGATPLVAAPRLQQKEGLHAQILLKLEFFNPLGSVKDRIGLAMIEDAEAQGLITPGRTVLIEPTSGNTGISLAFVAAARGYRLIVTMPESASTERRKMMRLLNAHLELTPSSRGMAGAIDRARELVASLPDAWMPSQFDNPSNPDIHARGTAEEIWADTQGQVDMVVAGLGTGGTLTGIARTLGARRPGMAFWGVEPSESAVLHGDRPGPHGIQGIGPGFCPHILDTSLLTGVKTVSEREAIAAARLCARVEGIPIGISSGAALSAALELARAPENKGKVIVTMIPSFAERYLSTSLFTGLV, encoded by the coding sequence ATGCATGGGCGGGTCTACGGGTCAATTCTTGAGACAGTGGGGGCAACGCCCCTCGTCGCAGCGCCGCGCCTGCAACAGAAGGAAGGGCTCCACGCGCAGATCCTTCTCAAACTCGAATTTTTCAATCCGCTCGGATCGGTCAAGGATCGGATTGGCCTGGCGATGATTGAAGACGCCGAGGCGCAGGGCCTGATCACGCCCGGGCGCACGGTGCTGATTGAGCCAACCTCCGGCAATACGGGTATATCGCTCGCCTTTGTGGCGGCGGCGCGGGGTTACCGGTTGATTGTCACCATGCCGGAGAGTGCTTCAACCGAACGCCGGAAAATGATGCGCCTTCTGAACGCGCATCTGGAATTAACGCCCTCATCCCGCGGGATGGCCGGCGCGATCGACCGCGCGCGTGAGCTTGTGGCTTCATTGCCGGATGCCTGGATGCCCAGCCAGTTTGACAACCCGTCCAATCCTGACATCCATGCCCGTGGCACGGCAGAAGAAATCTGGGCGGACACGCAGGGCCAGGTGGATATGGTTGTCGCAGGTCTCGGAACAGGTGGCACTTTAACCGGTATCGCACGCACTCTGGGCGCGCGACGGCCCGGTATGGCGTTCTGGGGCGTTGAACCCTCTGAGAGCGCCGTCCTGCATGGTGATCGGCCCGGTCCGCACGGTATTCAGGGGATCGGGCCGGGTTTTTGCCCGCATATACTCGACACGTCCCTCCTGACCGGGGTCAAAACCGTTTCGGAGCGGGAAGCCATTGCGGCGGCGCGTCTCTGCGCACGGGTGGAGGGCATTCCGATCGGGATTTCATCCGGCGCAGCCCTCTCCGCCGCGTTGGAGCTTGCACGGGCGCCGGAAAATAAGGGGAAGGTCATCGTGACGATGATCCCCTCATTTGCGGAGCGATATCTCTCCACGTCGCTCTTTACCGGCCTCGTTTAA
- a CDS encoding EamA family transporter, with product MRLLRFGRKSRGWSRVQAVLALVTGMSSFEIGAAMAKNLFGTFSAEQMVGLRVCLASVMLLILVRPRVEYLTRANIKLFIPYGAAMAMMNLFFYIALSRMALGLAVTIEFIGPLSLALFGSRRWMDIFWALIVMIGLFLILRPDRSFHNVDPIGVAAALCSAVGWIIYLLAGTRVSKVVPGAQAAAIGMSFAGLLLLPCFVIALPTAYANPSASLTAIWIAVLSSAIPYLLEIIAMRRLNPRELGILLSLEPAFGSFSGIIFLGEALYLSQWMGIICVMGASAGNVLFRKVKSPSSAKK from the coding sequence ATGCGCCTCCTGCGTTTCGGTCGGAAGTCGCGGGGATGGTCACGTGTACAGGCTGTGCTCGCCCTTGTTACCGGAATGTCGTCTTTCGAGATCGGCGCGGCGATGGCCAAAAATCTTTTTGGCACATTTTCCGCCGAGCAGATGGTGGGACTTCGCGTCTGCCTGGCCTCCGTCATGCTCCTCATCCTGGTGCGGCCGCGCGTTGAATATCTGACCCGCGCCAATATCAAGCTCTTCATCCCCTATGGCGCGGCCATGGCGATGATGAACCTCTTTTTCTATATCGCGCTCAGCCGGATGGCTTTGGGCCTCGCCGTCACAATTGAATTTATCGGTCCGCTCTCATTGGCCCTGTTCGGCTCACGGCGTTGGATGGATATATTCTGGGCGTTGATCGTCATGATCGGCCTCTTCCTGATCCTCCGGCCGGACAGGTCCTTTCATAATGTTGACCCGATCGGTGTCGCCGCCGCTTTATGTAGCGCTGTCGGTTGGATTATTTACCTTCTCGCCGGGACACGCGTCAGTAAAGTGGTGCCGGGCGCACAGGCCGCCGCGATTGGCATGAGTTTTGCCGGACTCCTCCTCCTGCCCTGCTTCGTGATCGCCCTCCCCACAGCTTACGCCAACCCTTCAGCAAGCCTGACCGCAATCTGGATTGCCGTGCTTTCCTCCGCGATCCCTTATTTGCTGGAAATCATCGCGATGCGTCGTCTCAATCCGCGTGAACTGGGCATTCTCCTGAGCCTGGAACCAGCATTCGGCAGTTTCTCCGGGATTATATTCCTCGGGGAGGCGCTTTACCTGTCCCAATGGATGGGCATCATCTGCGTGATGGGCGCTTCAGCGGGTAATGTCCTGTTCCGAAAGGTCAAATCACCTTCCAGCGCAAAAAAATAG
- a CDS encoding RrF2 family transcriptional regulator, which produces MYLRRDRAMTAVTVMLDIAFHTGRTDLVSGVELAARTGLARRGIEPVLQTLSRSGLLESVRGPKGGYRLGRARRDISLDDIAQAVLLDEPAPMDDTSNPLFREVIDPCWQTLDLRMKKEMAEISLEELIRRAEKRGLRRPVEEPITFSI; this is translated from the coding sequence ATGTATCTGCGACGTGACAGAGCGATGACGGCAGTCACCGTCATGTTGGACATCGCTTTTCACACGGGGCGCACGGACCTCGTCAGCGGCGTCGAGCTTGCGGCGCGTACGGGCCTGGCACGTCGCGGGATTGAACCCGTTTTGCAGACATTGTCCCGCAGCGGCCTGCTGGAGAGCGTGCGCGGCCCCAAAGGCGGTTACCGCCTGGGACGGGCGCGACGCGATATCTCACTTGATGATATCGCACAGGCCGTCCTGCTTGATGAGCCTGCGCCGATGGATGATACATCCAACCCTCTTTTCCGGGAGGTTATTGACCCATGCTGGCAGACACTTGACCTTCGAATGAAAAAAGAAATGGCGGAGATTTCATTGGAGGAGCTGATCCGTCGCGCGGAGAAACGCGGCCTGCGTCGTCCGGTTGAGGAGCCGATTACTTTCTCGATTTGA